The Lycium barbarum isolate Lr01 chromosome 4, ASM1917538v2, whole genome shotgun sequence nucleotide sequence GCAAAAGCTCTATAATTTGTATACCATCTTTCCCTATTGACATATTGGAAGCTGAAAAGCAGCTAACATCAGTCTTCTCATCAATTATTTTCATTAAAATGTGAACTTGTTAATTTTATACATGTATCTGAACTTTTTAATGAAGCAAACTTATGAAATGAGTCACTCCTTGGGAGGGGATTTTGTGGGGTTTGTCTTTTTAATGCAATTTTTTCATAAAAATGTGAACCTTTTAATTTTATACATGTATCTGAACTTTTTAATGAAGCAAACTTATGATAGGAGTCACCCCTTGCCAGGGGATTTTGTGGGGTTTGCCTGACGTTTCAGGTATACCTTTAGTTTACCTTTGTGTTCAGTGTTTTGGTCTTCTTGCTTCAAATTAATGTTATTCTATTGTTTTAGTGAACCCCTTAGCTATCCTAAAAGACAAACCATATATAGGCAATGTAGTATTGGAATGAATTGGGCCCAAATAGAACGGAGTTGTTTCAGTTGATTATGTAGCCGAAACCAAATATGTTTAGCATAACACAGTTGGTTGGTATGTTCTTTCTTTAGACTAGCATGGCTTTCAGTTTTacctttgtttttgttttattgTCTACAGGTTTTGGAGGTTGAAATACACATGAATGGCGTGGAGGGCGGCAGGAAAAAAGGTGTGTTCTTTAGGCCTCTTCTGTTGGGGTCAACTGAAAATCACTGAATCTTTGAACCACCCAATAGTCTATTAGCTTTCATGCTTGAACTCCATGGACATCAACTTCTAGAACATTTCCATTAGCATAAAACAGGAAGGTTTTATGTTTAGACACTTACCTgcttgattctcttaaattttatTAGCTTGCCTGTGAGAATTGTCTTGTCCAAACTGTTGTATCTATAATTTTTGGATACTAATCTTGTGACTGTATAGTTTCTTCAAAAAAGATGTGAACTGCATTGACCAAACATATTATGTATTCTTTCTATTGTTGAGACTCCCTCTTTAGTTTGCCAAGTTAGTATGTTTTCGAGGTAGTTCTATGCAGATTTTTATATGGAATGTTTCTGCAGAGTACCTTCACTAGTCTTACAAAGGCACTGGCAATAAGATCCAGGTATACTGCAGCATCGGTTTCCAAATCTGACCTTGAAGAGGCGCAGAGAACAATACCACTTTTGGTCGGACAAGTACAAGGTCTGCATTTGTTTATATTAATCATTGTGCTTTGTCAACTTCCtttttaatactccctccggatcaaaaaaagagtccacttagccattttcacaccccttaagaaaatacttaactcctagacaaaaataggtaatttgactaaactacgcCTAATTAAAgaggcattgggatttgatcatataacacttaataggggcaaatctggaaaaacaaggttaattctttcttgattttataagtggacactttttttgatccggagggagtagtttATTTGGTGATTTTCTAACTCAGATGGGTTGCGAGCCCATCATCCTTATGTTCTGAACTTACTTCTTGGTAGACGAGGAGGGGCAAAGGATTCTAGTTTTCATTCCGCTGCTTGTAAAAGTTGTGTTTTTTCCACGCCCCTCTGAAAATCAAAAGTTTTAGTTTTACTGTGGCCAATTATTTGTGCTACATTTGGGTGAAATGCTTCTGAGTTTCTAAAACTTTCTTGGCTATATATCTTTTTCCTTTATACTGCAGGATGCTTCTTGAATGCAGCTCAACGGAAGTCAAACTATACCAACCTCCTAACATACAGAACTTCAATAAGGTAAAGTCACAACTTTACTTTCAACTTTCCAAGGGATTTTTCTGGTTAGTTCATTTATAAAAGCAAGTGACATCATTCTGAGGATAAGTCGTCCTCTAAGAAATATAGAAATAGACTAATAAATTCTAATTAGTTTACACTTCCAGTTTTCCATGTGGACTCGGTGCGATCTAGCGCTATCCTTAAGGCCCTGTTTAGTTCCTCCTTTCTTTTTACGATAAACAAGTCAAATTCTTTGTCGCTCAATCAAGATGGATACTTATGTGTCATCTCAATTTAGGTTCAAATTACAACTGACGATTTTCACAAGGTTGTTGATGACATTAGTAAGAAAAATCACTTCTTGCTCCTAGGACACAGGGGTTTGACTAAAAAAGTTTTTCAGGGTACCAAGAACCCTAAACCTCATAGATTAAGATAGAAAACTCACTCATAACTATTCCACCATATAATCTTGTAAGAACTGTCAAAACATGCTAATCAAGGGAAAATTACATTAGTGAAACAAAATTGTCAAATACTTCTAGATAGAGTTTCCAGTTATGTGGTGCAGTGAAGGGAATCATTATTGAGAAACATATTGCTTTAATGGTTTCCTTTAAGCAAAATGCTTAGAGTATAAAATTTTCGCACTCCTGTACCCAAAGACTTACCAAGAAAATGGTGGAAACTACCTGCATTGTCCAATTATAAGAATTTTAGTAAAGAGGTTAATTTTTTttctattgttttttttttttttgataaggtattAAAGAGGTTAAATCTTGAAATAGCTTGCTGAATAATGACACTCAGGAACAGAAATTAAGATTTAGGCAACAAAGGAGGTTAACTGTTACGCATCAAATTGAGTGGAAATTTTTTGTGCAAGAATAACGGGTTTAGCGAGATTTTATCAATAATTTTAAACAACAGGCAACAGACAGTAAAAAAAAGAGAGAATTCAGGACATCTTTGACCTACTTTTTTTCAGTTGGAGGCCTCATTTGTGGTAAAGATCAACAATACATTAAATCTTGAGTACAATTATATCTTAACACAATAAGGGTATTTGGTTAAAGTTTAATAAATGTTCGATGTTACATTGTGCAGAGATGTGTATTTGTTCAGATTAGTGGTTTGCCATGGCTAAGTAATAAGTTTGGCTGAATTGAATAATGATATTTCTAAAATGGTTAAGTTGGTTATCAAAGTGAGCTGTTATCTTTTCCCTTGTAGTTAATTGCACTTCTTTTATAACACTCCAAAGACAGGAAGGACAAATCTGCTCCGCGGTTTCTGCATTGAGAGTAAATCTTAACATTGCAAGACGAAATTTAAGATCATAGGCGGCGTGATAGAGATAAGTTAACAATCTTTTGGTTGACATAACAGAGACAATaggatttttctttttctttaggtGTTTTCATGCCAGTCGAGAAGCACTGGCTTGGAAAAAGGAACCAGACGCTTTGGGTTTGAAGGTACAGAAGAAAGGGAAGTTCAAGAAAAGGACAAAGGATTCCTCACCACCCGTTGAAGCTCCTTATGTCCCTCCCAAGATAAAAAGAGCTGCTAGCTCCTTATCAGATAGAACTGTAGAGATATTCGAAGGCATGGCAATTGTGGAGCTGGCCAAACGTTGTGGAGAGTCAATAACTGTGCTGCAGGATATCCTTATAAATGTGGGGGAGAAGGTTGACTCAGAATATGATCCTCTTAGCATTGACATTGCCGAGCTTGTTGCGATGGTAAAACTTTTGTTTTTCTCTCTGTTGAATCTAAgtgcctgtttggccaagcttctaaaatcagcttattttgaaagtTCTCTTCAAAAGTGCTTTTggtgagaagcagtttgtgtttgactaatcaatttgtaaagcacttttgagcagcaatttgtgtttggctaagcttttaaaaagtgcttctaagtgtattttttcaaaagtacttttcaaaaaagaaaTTTTGAGGAGAAGCTACTTTCTTTTAGTTTCTCAAAAACTGCTTCGCTTTCCACTCAAAAACACTTTTTCTTCTCTTAAAAGCGTGGCCAAATGCCACAACTTTGGAAAAAACACTTTTTTAGAAAAAAAGAGCACTTTTGGCCTtggagaagcttggccaaacaggctttAACTCTTGTTTTCCAATTTGAGTGTCTGATACTCCAAGCAGGATGCTCTCAGTGGCTATGGACTAGCATAAATGTTTATGTGTTTCCTTTGCAGGAAATTGGAGTAAATGTTAGGAGGCTGCATTCTAATGAAGGTGCTGAAGTCCTGCCACGCCCTCCAGTGGTTACAGTAATGGGTCATGTTGACCATGGTAAAACATCCCTTTTAGATGCTTTACGTCTGACTTCTGTGGCTGCTAAGGAAGCTGGAGGCATAACTCAGCATTTGGGTGCATTTGTTGTTGGAATGCCTTCTGGTGCATCGATCACGTTCCTCGACACTCCCGGTCATGCAGCATTTAGTGCTATGCGACAAAGAGGTGCAGCCGTCACTGACATTGTTGTATTGGTAGTGGCTGCTGATGACGGTGTTATGCCACAAACATTGGAAGCCATGTCCCATGCAAAAGCAGCTGATGTTCCGATAGTTGTTGCCGTCAATAAGTGTGATAAACCGGCAGCAAATCCCGAAAGAGTGAAAGTCCAGCTTGCAACAGAAGGATTGGGTCTGGAGGAGATGGGTGGAGATGTTCAGGTTGTTGAAGTCTCCGCTGTAACAAAAGCTGGGTTGGATAAGCTGGAGGAGGCGTTGCTTCTCCAGGCTGAGTTGATGGATCTGAAGTCTCGTGTAGATGGA carries:
- the LOC132634826 gene encoding uncharacterized protein LOC132634826, whose product is MAWRAAGKKSTFTSLTKALAIRSRYTAASVSKSDLEEAQRTIPLLVGQVQGCFLNAAQRKSNYTNLLTYRTSIRCFHASREALAWKKEPDALGLKVQKKGKFKKRTKDSSPPVEAPYVPPKIKRAASSLSDRTVEIFEGMAIVELAKRCGESITVLQDILINVGEKVDSEYDPLSIDIAELVAMEIGVNVRRLHSNEGAEVLPRPPVVTVMGHVDHGKTSLLDALRLTSVAAKEAGGITQHLGAFVVGMPSGASITFLDTPGHAAFSAMRQRGAAVTDIVVLVVAADDGVMPQTLEAMSHAKAADVPIVVAVNKCDKPAANPERVKVQLATEGLGLEEMGGDVQVVEVSAVTKAGLDKLEEALLLQAELMDLKSRVDGPAQAYVVEARVDRGRGPLATAIVKAGTLVCGQHVVVGAEWGKIRAIRDMLGKSTDRAKPAMPVEIEGLKGLPMAGDDIIVVHSEERARMLSEGRKKKFEKDRLRKMQAEKLGALELESNLEDEEGEVEEKPKRVEMTIVVKADVQGTVQAVTDALKSLDSPQVFVNIVHGGVGPISESDVDLAQACGAFIVGFNIRTPPSSINQSATQAGVKIRIHRVIYHLLEDIGNSIVEKAPGIFETQVAGEAQILSIFELKGRSKAKGDDVKIAGCRVIDGRLTRSSTMRLLRSGEVVYEGCCASLKREKQDVDAVGKGNECGLVIQNWVDFKVGDVIQCLEQVNRKPKFISSQSGAVRIEC